GAAAAATGCCACAAAGCTCACAAACATTGCTCCGATCTGGACCAGGATGAGCTGCCAGTTTCTGTTGATCGTAGCGATTCCGTTCTTGATTGCCTCGGTGAATTTCATACCATCTCCGGAAACTTCTCTCGTCTGTCTTGTTCGACTTCGTCCTCCGGAAACCGAACCGGGTCATGGGTGACGGCAGCCGCACATTCACATGTTCTTCTGCGACTCAGAGCTCGTGAGGGCTTCATCGTGCAACAATAACCAATATTTATTCTAGTCGAAAAACCTCCCCAGGGCAATAGCTATTTTGTATGCCGTGTGGTATATTTTCATATGGTGAAAGACCTCATGCTCCATGGCTCTGTGGGTCCTGTTGATTTCTTCGTCTCTATCGCCGGAGCAAATATCAACAACATCTATTTCTACCGGGAAGAAGAGTCGCAGATCCGTTTTTTTTCGAGGGGCAACGAACTTGCCCTGTCAGAGAATGCCGTTTCCTATAAGGGGACAGGCGGGACCTTCTGTGAGTACATGTTCGGCGTCGAAAAACCCCTCAAGGACCTCGTGAAAAAAGAGGTGCGGAACCGTCTCGTCATGTTCGGAGCTTTCCTTGATCCTTACGAAAATCTCATATTCTCCAATGATGTTGAAGGGTCCGAGTCCTTCCACAGGCTCTTTATCCTCGGCCATGCAGTGAAGAACTATTACTTCTTCGTCTCTTCCGACACCAAGCAGGAAATTCGGACGAGGCAGAAACAGTTGCTCCAGGTCATCGGGAAACTCCTGAAAAGGACCGATCTCCTCATGGAAGACCGTGACGAAGAGTTGCTCCATCAAGTCGTCGCAACCCTGGACGAGCCCGAGGCAACGGTATTCATATTCAAGCTCATCCACCGGGGCAACAGAGACTTTTATGAATCCTTCAGGGCTTCCTACGGACGCGACAGAATGCTGACTGCCGACGATGAGGCCCGCATGTTCCGGATAGCGGCCGGTCACCGTATCGACATTTACCAGCAGGAACGGATGAAGATCGACGTCATGTACCGCCATCCGGACAACAAGGGCATTATTGACGAATACCGTGACATCCTCCTCAGCATGGCGCATAGGGAACAGTACGATCAATCGGAGCTGGCGCGGCTTCATCGGCTCAGGTCCCTGAGCATCAGGAACAGCATACCGGCCATCCTCTTCGATACGCTCGAAGATTTTCTTATCAAGGACAAACACCGTCTGGCGAGCGAAGAACCCGACTACCTCAAGGAGGCACGGGCGATCGTCGAAACCCTTTTTTTTAAGGATTCTTCTCTCAAGAGGCATATCATCAACGAAGATATCGTGAGACTCATCAAGGCAAAGCATCGGGCGTCCCTCGAAAACGATATGGGTTTTGAGAAGATACTTCTTGACACGGGTAAGGCCTGCGATGAGTACACCGTCGAGAGCAACGATTTCAGTATCTTTGAAGAATTCAGCTCGTTGGTCACGTACTTTGACCGATATGACGGGGTGCGTACCTCACTGAGCAGGCTGGCCTTCATGGACAGCATGGAGATCACCGAAGATCTCCTAAGGAGTCTCATCGGCAACAAAAAGATCTTCGATGCCCTTGACGGAGGCGTCTTCAATGAGATCTTTTTCAGGGACCTCCTCTTGAACAAGTATCTCAATACCTCCGGGAAGAAGAGGATAAAGACGCTGTCCCGGGGTATTGACGATGTCATACGGGGAGACGCCTCTCTAAAGGACGTCATTGCTGCAATGCAGAAGGTCGCCGAAGAGGAGAAGCTCTACAAGCAGATACGGAGCGCCCTGAAAGGGAAGATGCGGGACTT
The Thermodesulfovibrionales bacterium DNA segment above includes these coding regions:
- a CDS encoding TIGR04442 family protein is translated as MVYFHMVKDLMLHGSVGPVDFFVSIAGANINNIYFYREEESQIRFFSRGNELALSENAVSYKGTGGTFCEYMFGVEKPLKDLVKKEVRNRLVMFGAFLDPYENLIFSNDVEGSESFHRLFILGHAVKNYYFFVSSDTKQEIRTRQKQLLQVIGKLLKRTDLLMEDRDEELLHQVVATLDEPEATVFIFKLIHRGNRDFYESFRASYGRDRMLTADDEARMFRIAAGHRIDIYQQERMKIDVMYRHPDNKGIIDEYRDILLSMAHREQYDQSELARLHRLRSLSIRNSIPAILFDTLEDFLIKDKHRLASEEPDYLKEARAIVETLFFKDSSLKRHIINEDIVRLIKAKHRASLENDMGFEKILLDTGKACDEYTVESNDFSIFEEFSSLVTYFDRYDGVRTSLSRLAFMDSMEITEDLLRSLIGNKKIFDALDGGVFNEIFFRDLLLNKYLNTSGKKRIKTLSRGIDDVIRGDASLKDVIAAMQKVAEEEKLYKQIRSALKGKMRDFYSPLDIREGLGRIRSEMKAELAGSGISDDVPDALFDRVLLDLKTESYYLNHLLPQIIQTGNLHLREDFFANSGLDRFYVESLEKEHLGEQGFNLILEGREFADIGGGERI